The nucleotide window GTGCTCCGCGCCAACCCCTCCGCTGGGCGACCCGACTGCTGCTGCGCCTCGCCGTCGTTCTGGTGGTGGTCGCCGTCTGCCTCGTGCTGCTCTACAAGGCCGTGAACCCGCCGACGACCTGGACGATGCTGTCCGAGGGCCGGCGTCTCGGAACGCCCGTCGAGCAGACCTGGGTCTCCGCCGAGGACATTGCCCCGGTCATGCTGCGGTCGGTCGTGGCCGCCGAGGATGCGAACTTCTGCACGCACTGGGGGTTCGACATGCGGGCGATTCGCGCCGCCATAGCCGAGGGCGGCAATCGCGGTGCGTCGACGATCAGCCAGCAGGTCGTGAAGAACGTCTACCTCTGGCAGGGACGCAACTGGCTGCGCAAGGCGCTCGAGGCCGCGCTGACCCCGCTGGTCGAGGCCTTCTGGTCAAAGCGCCGCATTCTCGAGATCTACCTGAATGTCGCCGAGTTCGACGAGGGCGTCTTCGGGATCGAGGCTGCCTCGCGCCACTACTTCGGCACCGGAGCTGCCTCGCTGAGCGGCACTCAGGCCGCGCGGCTCGCAGCCATCCTGCCCGACCCCAAGGACCGCTCTGCCTCGCAACCCTCGGGCTTCGTGACCCGCCGGGCCTCGCAGATCCGCGACGGTGCGGCGACCATCGCAAGGGACGGACGGGCCGACTGTTTCGAGTAGCCGAAGCGCGGGCCCTGCACGGGCCGGGTCAGCCTTTCCGGGAGTTCGCCCCGCCTAGTCCACGGCCTCGATCCTGACCTCGATCTCCCCGGCCTGCTTCAGGGCCGAAAAGTCACCCTCGAATTCCCCCAGCCGCACAAGCCCGCGCGAGTCGGAAAAGGGCGCGACGAAAATCGCCAGGTTCTTCCATGGC belongs to Salipiger profundus and includes:
- the mtgA gene encoding monofunctional biosynthetic peptidoglycan transglycosylase, whose product is MARAEKKTASQKKKASRSKQSREAESSRAPRQPLRWATRLLLRLAVVLVVVAVCLVLLYKAVNPPTTWTMLSEGRRLGTPVEQTWVSAEDIAPVMLRSVVAAEDANFCTHWGFDMRAIRAAIAEGGNRGASTISQQVVKNVYLWQGRNWLRKALEAALTPLVEAFWSKRRILEIYLNVAEFDEGVFGIEAASRHYFGTGAASLSGTQAARLAAILPDPKDRSASQPSGFVTRRASQIRDGAATIARDGRADCFE